Proteins from one Methanobrevibacter millerae genomic window:
- a CDS encoding DUF2299 domain-containing protein, translated as MTIDEETVKNWIVDEGIFREKKVDDNSDYHFIVEFPKDNIMDVVKPKGKDFIVVACATQVSPQHLELMANTDAKERTKFLLKTNMEINRFLVDCQLAVDQSTNLLQQYVITYQIFNDGLTKNSLYDALKRVFKAKIQCVWLIEKTFGTVNTPTTEASNENSMFI; from the coding sequence ATGACAATTGATGAAGAAACAGTAAAAAACTGGATTGTAGATGAAGGAATTTTCAGAGAAAAAAAAGTAGATGATAATTCTGACTATCATTTTATCGTAGAATTTCCAAAGGATAACATAATGGATGTTGTTAAACCAAAAGGAAAAGATTTCATTGTTGTTGCATGCGCTACTCAGGTATCTCCACAGCACCTGGAATTAATGGCCAATACCGATGCTAAGGAAAGAACCAAATTCCTCCTTAAAACAAATATGGAAATCAACAGGTTCCTTGTAGACTGTCAGCTTGCAGTGGATCAGTCAACCAACCTATTGCAGCAGTATGTTATTACCTATCAGATTTTCAATGACGGATTAACTAAAAACAGTTTATATGACGCTTTAAAAAGGGTATTTAAGGCTAAAATCCAGTGTGTATGGTTAATCGAAAAGACTTTCGGTACAGTAAATACCCCTACAACTGAAGCTTCCAATGAAAACTCCATGTTCATCTAA
- a CDS encoding Met repressor, producing MSDVSKTTINLPSDLKKELKIMAIREDTSLSGLILKMINEGYEARLKKDSAE from the coding sequence ATGTCAGACGTAAGTAAAACTACAATAAATTTACCAAGTGATTTGAAAAAAGAACTTAAAATTATGGCTATTCGTGAAGACACTTCATTATCTGGGTTAATTTTAAAAATGATTAATGAAGGTTACGAAGCAAGATTAAAAAAAGATTCAGCTGAATGA
- the cobJ gene encoding precorrin-3B C(17)-methyltransferase translates to MINVIGIGQNRENMTLGAVKAIEESDIIIGYKKYINQIEDLIADKEILKKGMGDEIARAEVAIQKSKEGKTVSLISSGDPGVFGMANVLYQILSKYDDVEVKVYPGVSALNYASSKLGAPLNDFAAISLSNILTPLSEIEKKLKYALEANLIVAIYNPISKTRKEPFRRFKKCVLEIKGEDALIGIVDSTYEPAKETVVKVKDLTEDIVNMSCTLIVGNDLTYVQDGKLVTPRGYVIRSPIHELSRNHYEKFINGEIPHGPNRECEFYPCHWDGQFCDFCYCPFYPCGDSSTGGEWIKGKNVWNCKECHWPHTEEAVKCLRGPIEEIIEEVDDLKSKKKTLLKLRRACLLNNNPRDL, encoded by the coding sequence ATGATTAACGTTATTGGAATTGGTCAAAATAGAGAGAACATGACTTTAGGAGCTGTAAAAGCTATTGAAGAGTCTGACATTATTATCGGCTATAAAAAGTACATAAACCAGATAGAGGACTTGATAGCTGATAAGGAAATTCTAAAAAAGGGAATGGGCGATGAGATAGCAAGAGCCGAAGTCGCAATTCAAAAGAGCAAGGAAGGAAAAACTGTTTCATTGATAAGTTCAGGAGACCCTGGCGTATTTGGAATGGCTAACGTACTGTATCAGATTCTTTCAAAGTACGACGATGTGGAAGTCAAGGTTTATCCCGGCGTTTCCGCACTTAATTACGCTTCCTCCAAATTGGGAGCTCCCCTGAATGACTTTGCGGCCATAAGCCTAAGCAACATTTTAACTCCGCTTTCTGAAATTGAAAAGAAGCTGAAATACGCTCTTGAGGCCAATCTGATTGTAGCAATCTATAACCCTATTAGTAAAACACGTAAGGAACCCTTCAGAAGATTTAAAAAATGTGTTTTGGAAATTAAGGGAGAAGATGCATTAATAGGTATCGTTGACAGCACATATGAACCGGCAAAGGAAACGGTCGTCAAGGTAAAGGACTTGACCGAAGACATCGTCAACATGTCCTGCACGCTTATAGTGGGAAACGACCTGACCTACGTTCAGGATGGAAAGCTAGTAACCCCTAGGGGATATGTAATAAGAAGCCCGATTCACGAGCTTTCAAGAAATCATTACGAAAAATTCATCAACGGTGAAATTCCCCACGGCCCGAACAGGGAGTGTGAATTCTATCCGTGCCACTGGGACGGCCAATTCTGCGATTTCTGCTATTGTCCTTTTTATCCGTGCGGAGATTCCTCAACAGGCGGCGAGTGGATAAAGGGCAAGAACGTATGGAACTGCAAGGAATGTCATTGGCCTCACACCGAAGAGGCTGTAAAGTGCCTTAGAGGTCCTATAGAAGAAATCATAGAAGAAGTTGATGATTTAAAATCTAAAAAGAAAACATTATTGAAATTAAGAAGAGCATGCTTATTGAATAATAATCCGAGGGATTTATAA
- a CDS encoding UPF0147 family protein, whose amino-acid sequence MSNQNIDEVCEILEYITNENSVPRNIREAANESNKLLKDEEVDQSVRISTVLGKLDEISNDPNIPVHARTLIWEVLSKLEAI is encoded by the coding sequence ATGAGTAATCAAAATATCGACGAAGTTTGTGAAATACTGGAATACATCACAAATGAAAACAGTGTTCCACGTAACATTAGAGAAGCTGCTAATGAATCCAATAAACTCTTAAAGGATGAAGAAGTAGATCAATCCGTAAGAATAAGTACAGTTTTAGGAAAATTAGACGAAATCAGCAATGACCCAAATATACCAGTTCATGCAAGAACCTTAATTTGGGAAGTATTATCAAAATTAGAAGCAATCTAA
- a CDS encoding DNA-directed DNA polymerase II small subunit produces the protein MTNKILLKFAKKGINLSPDAYNKVMAADNPTNFASDIIVKLKSGDFKPADLISVNAKTIDEIMGGKIEEPAEDEKGDESPSPAPEIAETKEESSDDNEVNVSDSGEKVVDAKIKFKRNLEKSKVQYDFKIIQDSSNKSYTSGEIGDLISYFQSRYEKLSKILKQRPDLKMTTKVADIEDGQTTVNLILMVKEIRSTKNGHRFVEFEDDTGSISILFSNKNEELFAEAEKLVRDEVVGVIANRDGDFTIANQLIYPGVTRIQEKEMDFGVVFLSDVHIGSLTFLEGAFQKFIDWINCEYGTEEQRRIAEDIKYLIIAGDIVDGIGVYPNQDKELSIKDIRLQYDEAARFLGNVRSDIKIIIAPGNHDASRLAEPQPAVPEEYAKSLYELDNVEFVSNPAVISLDGINVLIYHGESFNELPMAIKGLSYEKNEMMMEELLRKRHLAPIYGERTPLASELEDYLVIEHVPDIFHTGHIHINSYKKYNGIHMINSGTFQTQTDYQKIKNIEPTPAQVPIIHKGQYKLFKFID, from the coding sequence ATGACAAATAAGATTTTACTTAAATTTGCAAAAAAAGGAATTAATTTATCACCTGATGCCTATAATAAGGTAATGGCAGCAGATAATCCTACAAATTTCGCTTCAGACATTATAGTAAAGTTAAAAAGCGGTGATTTTAAGCCTGCAGATTTGATTTCAGTCAATGCAAAAACGATAGATGAGATAATGGGCGGGAAAATAGAAGAGCCTGCCGAGGATGAAAAAGGTGATGAAAGTCCTTCACCAGCTCCTGAAATCGCTGAAACAAAAGAAGAATCATCAGATGATAATGAAGTTAATGTTTCCGACAGCGGTGAAAAGGTAGTCGATGCAAAAATAAAGTTTAAAAGAAATCTGGAAAAATCAAAGGTTCAATACGACTTCAAGATTATACAGGACAGTTCAAACAAGTCATACACAAGCGGTGAAATCGGCGATCTAATCAGCTATTTCCAGTCCAGGTATGAGAAGCTGTCCAAAATCCTAAAGCAAAGGCCTGACTTGAAGATGACCACAAAAGTTGCTGACATTGAGGACGGCCAAACTACAGTCAATTTAATATTAATGGTTAAGGAAATCCGCTCCACGAAAAACGGACACCGATTCGTTGAGTTCGAAGACGATACCGGTTCCATATCAATTCTGTTCTCCAATAAAAATGAAGAGCTCTTTGCAGAGGCTGAAAAGCTTGTAAGGGATGAGGTTGTCGGCGTCATCGCAAACAGGGACGGCGACTTTACCATAGCCAACCAATTAATATATCCCGGAGTTACCAGAATCCAGGAAAAGGAAATGGATTTCGGGGTTGTTTTCCTTTCAGACGTTCACATCGGAAGCCTGACATTCCTTGAGGGCGCATTTCAGAAATTCATTGACTGGATTAACTGCGAATACGGTACTGAAGAGCAGAGAAGGATTGCCGAAGACATCAAGTACCTGATTATTGCCGGAGATATCGTGGACGGCATCGGAGTATATCCTAACCAGGACAAGGAACTTTCCATCAAGGATATCCGCCTGCAGTACGATGAGGCCGCAAGGTTTTTGGGAAACGTGAGAAGCGACATCAAGATAATCATAGCTCCCGGAAACCACGACGCTTCAAGACTGGCCGAGCCGCAGCCTGCTGTTCCTGAAGAATACGCCAAGTCATTGTATGAACTTGACAACGTTGAATTTGTAAGTAATCCGGCCGTAATATCTCTTGACGGTATTAACGTCTTGATTTATCACGGTGAAAGTTTCAATGAACTTCCTATGGCCATTAAAGGTCTTTCTTATGAAAAAAATGAAATGATGATGGAAGAGCTTTTAAGAAAAAGACACTTGGCCCCTATTTATGGTGAAAGAACACCTTTGGCTTCAGAACTTGAAGACTACCTGGTTATAGAGCATGTTCCGGACATTTTCCACACAGGACACATTCACATCAATTCATATAAAAAGTATAACGGAATTCATATGATTAATTCAGGGACTTTCCAGACTCAGACTGACTATCAAAAGATTAAAAACATCGAGCCTACACCTGCTCAGGTTCCAATTATACACAAGGGGCAGTACAAACTATTCAAATTCATAGACTGA
- a CDS encoding Cdc6/Cdc18 family protein: MANIFERDNIFEGIQQENVIFKDKRPLDHRFLPEKLLHREDQVTQIARYWVDALNDVTPTNITIYGKTGTGKTATAKFARSQLLEYSADQDVFIKIEYIRCTDYTTEYQVLAQLCKKLGRDVPHRGWTKAEVVNTFRDIFRTNAFGKKLILIVILDEIDILLNKDGDGILYTLTRTDNVSILSISNFLDFKGLIKSRVTSSLNDKEIVFPPYNASQLTDILNERAKLAFNEGVVESDVIPLCSAMAAKEEGDARFALDLLKTSGFIAGEEASETIKSEHVKMAKDRIEHDKFVDVVKTLPTQQQRVLEAVLNLTNENEEITSGKLYDAYKEVSKKDAVTYRRIFDFINELEMLGIISTNTISRGRGKGRTNIIKLQCDEDLLESSLYDPTI; the protein is encoded by the coding sequence ATGGCAAACATTTTTGAAAGAGACAATATTTTCGAAGGGATACAACAAGAAAATGTAATATTTAAGGACAAAAGGCCTTTGGATCATAGGTTTTTACCTGAAAAATTATTACACAGGGAAGATCAAGTAACACAGATTGCCAGATATTGGGTTGATGCGCTGAATGACGTAACTCCAACCAACATCACAATCTACGGCAAAACGGGAACAGGTAAAACAGCTACCGCCAAATTTGCACGTTCACAGCTTTTGGAGTACTCAGCCGATCAGGACGTATTCATCAAGATTGAATATATCAGATGTACCGATTACACTACCGAATACCAGGTCCTGGCACAATTGTGTAAGAAGCTTGGTCGTGACGTTCCTCACAGGGGATGGACAAAGGCTGAAGTCGTAAACACATTCCGTGACATTTTCAGGACAAACGCATTCGGCAAGAAACTTATTTTAATCGTTATTTTGGACGAAATTGATATTTTGCTTAACAAGGACGGTGACGGTATTTTATACACCTTGACCAGAACAGATAACGTTTCAATCTTATCAATCAGTAATTTCCTTGATTTCAAGGGATTAATCAAGTCAAGGGTAACAAGCAGTCTCAACGACAAGGAGATTGTCTTTCCGCCATACAACGCCAGTCAGTTGACCGATATCCTAAACGAAAGGGCTAAACTTGCCTTCAATGAAGGCGTTGTTGAAAGCGACGTCATTCCTTTATGTTCAGCAATGGCTGCAAAGGAAGAGGGTGATGCAAGATTCGCTTTGGATTTATTGAAGACTTCAGGTTTCATTGCCGGTGAAGAGGCATCAGAAACCATCAAAAGCGAACATGTAAAAATGGCTAAGGACAGGATAGAACATGATAAATTCGTTGATGTCGTTAAGACACTTCCAACCCAGCAGCAAAGGGTTTTGGAAGCTGTTTTGAATTTGACTAATGAAAACGAGGAAATCACTTCCGGTAAATTGTATGATGCCTATAAGGAAGTGTCAAAAAAGGATGCAGTAACCTACAGAAGGATTTTTGACTTTATCAATGAGCTTGAGATGCTTGGTATAATCTCTACAAATACCATTTCCCGTGGACGTGGAAAGGGAAGAACAAACATAATCAAGCTTCAGTGCGATGAGGACCTGCTTGAATCAAGCCTCTACGACCCGACTATTTAG
- a CDS encoding magnesium transporter: MSLSSIQDFFSEHDSVIKESFIALLICALGDLFAGILLGKMTFFLETFPGLLVIIPGAIGMRGNIFGSFASRISTNLHIGMISPKFELSEQLNNNILSSFVLTLILSLFLAIIAKIFCIIFHFESIALIDFILISVIAGIISTIIMLPVTMFISFKSFNHGWDPDNITTPLIAAIGDLFTLPAIVASLYVLNYLNTSLLIKEIFTLILTVFVISAFVYVFRMSSESKKIITQSTPVLLVSSILGVSAGGIFNSSIETLLTNPSLLTLMPLFSGESGSLVSILSARLSSGLHYGLIEPLRKPEGESLHNFMICYVLAIVMFPLIGFIAENSTNILGSAGVGYLNIILISLISGLILISVMIFVVYYISITSYNRDIDPDNIVIPISTSVTDAISSLILISVSLFILGALI; this comes from the coding sequence ATTTCACTGTCTTCTATCCAGGACTTCTTTTCAGAACACGATTCAGTAATTAAGGAAAGCTTCATAGCTCTTTTAATCTGTGCTTTGGGAGATTTGTTTGCAGGAATTTTACTTGGAAAAATGACCTTTTTCCTTGAAACATTCCCTGGACTGCTTGTTATTATTCCGGGTGCTATCGGAATGAGAGGAAACATTTTCGGTTCATTTGCCTCAAGAATCTCTACAAACCTGCACATCGGTATGATATCTCCAAAGTTCGAGCTGTCAGAGCAATTGAACAATAACATTCTTTCTTCATTCGTACTGACACTTATTCTGTCACTCTTTTTGGCAATAATAGCTAAGATATTCTGTATTATATTCCATTTCGAGTCCATCGCACTGATTGACTTTATACTGATAAGCGTCATTGCGGGAATCATTTCCACCATTATAATGCTTCCTGTAACCATGTTTATTTCATTCAAGAGCTTCAACCACGGATGGGATCCCGACAACATCACGACGCCGTTAATTGCAGCTATCGGGGATCTGTTTACCTTACCGGCAATAGTGGCTTCACTTTACGTTCTGAATTATCTGAATACCAGCTTATTGATTAAGGAAATATTCACGTTAATATTAACGGTATTCGTCATTTCAGCTTTTGTTTACGTGTTCAGAATGTCAAGCGAGTCAAAAAAAATAATTACCCAGTCCACTCCTGTTTTACTCGTATCATCAATTTTGGGAGTTTCAGCCGGAGGAATATTCAACAGCTCCATTGAAACCCTGCTTACCAATCCGAGCCTGCTTACCTTGATGCCGCTCTTCTCAGGCGAAAGCGGAAGTCTTGTAAGCATATTGAGTGCAAGGCTGTCCTCAGGTCTTCACTATGGTCTTATTGAGCCTTTAAGAAAGCCTGAAGGCGAAAGTCTGCACAATTTCATGATTTGTTACGTTCTGGCTATTGTGATGTTTCCGCTCATCGGTTTTATAGCCGAAAACTCAACCAACATCCTCGGCTCAGCGGGAGTCGGCTACCTTAATATAATACTGATTTCGCTGATTTCCGGCCTGATTCTGATTTCAGTGATGATTTTTGTAGTATACTACATTTCAATCACATCATACAACAGGGATATTGACCCGGACAATATCGTAATCCCTATTTCAACCAGTGTAACCGATGCAATTTCAAGTCTGATATTGATTTCAGTATCACTCTTTATTTTAGGCGCATTAATCTAG
- a CDS encoding cobalamin biosynthesis protein: MFEVFLFIVVTLIVSLAIDLIFGELPTKIHPVVIIGKIIEKFKSMFIAMKNRLSGFLTTTFTIIVSCLILLIIMLISSINDYLFIIVYSIMLSSTYSIKMLLSTAKNIENDLTEDIEIARKSVSYLVSRDTDELTESFIVSATIESMTENITDSYIAPIFYFTIAAVLFIIFDINYFIILLFIPFIYRISNTLDAMLGYKTDELINIGYFPAKLDDVLNYVPSRVSGLFVVLSAYILRYNGKNAYRIMRRDARKCPSPNSGYTMAPTAGALDIQLVKKDTYILGDNTHEINVSDISKAIKLTSLTIGLFTIFILIIMTIFYLII; encoded by the coding sequence ATGTTTGAAGTTTTCTTGTTTATTGTTGTTACATTAATTGTAAGCCTTGCAATTGATTTAATCTTCGGAGAACTTCCAACGAAAATCCATCCCGTCGTCATCATCGGAAAGATAATTGAAAAATTCAAGTCAATGTTTATCGCAATGAAAAACAGGCTCTCAGGATTTCTGACAACGACATTTACCATAATCGTTTCATGCCTTATTTTACTTATAATAATGTTAATATCATCAATTAACGATTATCTGTTTATTATTGTTTATTCAATAATGCTTTCATCGACCTATTCAATCAAGATGCTGTTATCAACAGCAAAAAACATCGAAAACGATTTAACTGAAGACATTGAGATTGCAAGAAAGTCAGTTTCATACCTTGTCAGCCGTGACACTGATGAGTTAACGGAAAGCTTTATCGTGTCTGCAACGATAGAAAGCATGACTGAAAACATAACTGATTCATATATCGCTCCCATTTTTTATTTCACGATAGCAGCAGTGTTATTTATTATATTTGATATTAATTATTTTATTATATTACTGTTTATTCCATTCATCTATAGAATATCAAATACGTTAGATGCAATGCTTGGCTACAAGACGGATGAGCTGATTAACATCGGCTATTTTCCGGCAAAGCTTGATGATGTTTTAAATTATGTTCCTTCAAGAGTTTCAGGATTGTTTGTTGTTTTATCTGCATATATTTTAAGGTACAACGGTAAAAATGCCTACAGAATCATGAGAAGGGATGCAAGGAAATGTCCAAGCCCAAACTCAGGATATACGATGGCGCCTACGGCAGGAGCCCTGGACATTCAGCTGGTGAAAAAGGACACCTACATTCTCGGCGACAATACACATGAAATCAATGTCTCCGACATTTCAAAAGCGATAAAGTTAACGTCTCTTACAATCGGATTATTTACAATATTTATATTAATTATAATGACCATATTTTATTTGATAATATGA
- the pyrB gene encoding aspartate carbamoyltransferase, which translates to MVKIFDLKNIISIKDMKRSDIDYLLDEASKLEDIAQSREISEELKGKLLGVMFFEPSTRTRMSFETAMKRLSGECIGFESSGSSSVSKGESIADTAKMFEGYCDALVIRHELEGVSKFISDVVDVPVINAGDGAGQHPTQTLLDLYTIKQEIGSIDNLKIALIGDLKFGRTVHSLANALCLYDNVELYFVSPPELKMPQEILHDLDKMNMSYTEVSNINEIIDKVNVLYVTRIQKERFGDIDDYLKIKGAYIINKKMLEGKDLIVMHPLPRIDEIDGDVDDTKYNKYFKQAANAVPVRMAILKTLIKNNPK; encoded by the coding sequence TTGGTTAAAATTTTTGATTTGAAAAACATAATATCAATAAAGGACATGAAAAGATCAGATATCGACTACCTGCTTGACGAAGCATCCAAACTGGAAGACATCGCCCAGTCAAGGGAAATATCCGAAGAGCTAAAGGGAAAACTCCTGGGAGTGATGTTTTTTGAACCTTCCACAAGGACAAGAATGTCTTTTGAAACCGCAATGAAACGCCTGAGCGGAGAATGCATAGGCTTTGAAAGCAGCGGCTCTTCAAGCGTGTCAAAAGGTGAAAGCATTGCAGATACTGCAAAAATGTTTGAAGGCTACTGCGACGCCCTGGTAATAAGGCACGAACTTGAAGGAGTGTCAAAATTCATATCAGACGTGGTTGACGTGCCTGTCATTAATGCGGGAGACGGAGCGGGACAGCACCCAACTCAGACATTGCTTGACCTATACACCATAAAACAGGAAATAGGCTCAATAGACAACTTAAAGATTGCTCTTATCGGAGATTTAAAGTTCGGACGTACGGTTCACTCTCTTGCAAACGCACTGTGCCTTTATGACAACGTGGAGCTTTATTTCGTATCACCACCTGAACTGAAGATGCCTCAGGAAATCCTTCACGATTTGGACAAGATGAACATGTCCTACACCGAAGTTTCAAACATAAATGAAATAATAGACAAGGTTAACGTCCTATACGTCACCAGAATTCAAAAGGAACGCTTCGGTGACATTGACGATTATTTAAAGATAAAAGGAGCCTATATAATTAACAAAAAGATGCTTGAAGGCAAGGATTTGATAGTCATGCATCCTTTGCCTAGAATAGATGAGATAGATGGTGATGTTGACGATACGAAATACAACAAGTATTTCAAGCAGGCGGCAAACGCAGTGCCTGTGAGAATGGCAATTTTAAAGACATTAATAAAGAACAACCCTAAATAG
- a CDS encoding potassium channel family protein, which yields MSIKNLLIEMKNMSELMVDLAYSAVLFNSIDAAEEVLTLENRVNAMNYEIKKESLVAARSYEDAEKLTALLEIAEAAESMANAAKDLADLVIKGIKPHPVFKMVMEESDKMIARISVVEESDLTNKTLGELFLANRTGMRVIAIRRGESWIYGPDKNTMILPNDILLLKGTDEGAELLRKLASAACSFEDIPEELEDED from the coding sequence ATGTCGATTAAAAATCTTTTAATTGAAATGAAAAACATGTCGGAGCTGATGGTTGATTTGGCTTACTCGGCTGTTCTGTTCAACAGCATAGATGCTGCTGAAGAAGTGTTGACTTTGGAAAATAGAGTCAACGCCATGAATTATGAAATCAAAAAGGAATCCTTGGTCGCAGCAAGATCATATGAGGATGCAGAAAAGCTGACTGCACTGCTTGAGATTGCTGAAGCTGCTGAAAGTATGGCAAATGCAGCAAAGGATTTGGCTGACCTTGTAATTAAAGGGATTAAACCGCACCCTGTATTCAAGATGGTTATGGAAGAATCCGATAAGATGATTGCAAGAATCAGCGTTGTTGAAGAATCAGACTTAACTAATAAGACATTGGGAGAATTGTTTTTAGCTAACCGTACAGGAATGAGAGTTATTGCGATTAGACGTGGAGAATCCTGGATTTACGGACCTGATAAAAACACAATGATTCTTCCTAATGACATTTTACTTTTAAAAGGAACAGATGAAGGCGCAGAGCTTTTAAGAAAGCTTGCAAGCGCAGCATGTTCATTTGAAGACATTCCAGAAGAATTAGAAGATGAAGATTAA
- a CDS encoding cobalt-precorrin 5A hydrolase — protein MKIAILSVSKKGYDLSLKIKKLLGDDSTIIRCDIYHKDVKNNFNLIFNEYDSIIAIMASGILIRSISDLIVSKTTDPAVLNIDDNGNFVISMLSGHLGGANRLTNKIAELIDATPVITTSTDVNKKLGIDVLARDLYLSIDDTHEILHFNKSILEGKEVAFTVNSNGNYDYLFNYLNENTLEMDVSIYFSSRINDGEIEVVCDNHKIMLIPRRVVFGIGCRRGKSKDEINEAVNKVLTDLNMDKSRITMFSSAEIKKDEKGILDLSEEFNIPVNFVELDKLALFKSDDIQESEFVRSKFGIAGVCEPSALITAGYDSELIYKKTAFDGVTVSVALSNKKILKN, from the coding sequence ATGAAAATAGCTATTCTATCTGTTTCCAAAAAGGGTTATGACCTGTCATTGAAGATAAAAAAACTCCTCGGTGATGATTCAACGATAATAAGATGTGATATCTATCACAAGGATGTAAAAAATAATTTTAATCTGATTTTCAATGAATACGACTCAATAATAGCCATTATGGCTTCAGGCATTTTGATAAGAAGCATTTCCGATTTGATAGTATCAAAGACAACTGATCCGGCAGTCTTAAACATTGACGACAACGGTAATTTTGTAATCAGCATGCTTTCAGGCCATCTCGGCGGAGCCAACAGATTAACAAATAAAATAGCGGAGTTAATTGATGCAACTCCGGTCATAACGACTTCCACTGACGTCAATAAGAAATTAGGCATTGACGTTTTGGCCCGGGATCTGTATCTGTCAATCGATGATACGCATGAGATTCTTCATTTCAACAAATCAATTCTTGAAGGTAAAGAAGTTGCCTTTACGGTAAACAGCAATGGAAATTATGATTATCTATTCAATTATTTAAATGAAAATACACTTGAAATGGATGTGTCGATTTATTTTTCAAGCAGGATTAATGATGGTGAAATAGAGGTCGTGTGCGACAATCACAAAATAATGTTAATTCCCCGCAGGGTTGTCTTTGGAATCGGATGCAGGCGCGGAAAAAGCAAGGATGAAATTAATGAGGCCGTAAATAAGGTATTAACTGACTTGAACATGGACAAATCAAGGATTACAATGTTTTCATCTGCAGAGATTAAAAAGGACGAAAAGGGCATTTTGGATTTGTCTGAGGAGTTTAACATTCCCGTTAATTTCGTTGAACTGGATAAGCTGGCATTATTCAAATCAGATGATATTCAGGAATCAGAATTCGTAAGGTCAAAATTCGGCATTGCTGGTGTGTGCGAGCCTTCAGCGCTGATTACGGCAGGCTATGATTCAGAATTAATATATAAAAAAACGGCTTTTGATGGCGTTACGGTTTCGGTTGCGCTTTCAAATAAAAAAATATTAAAAAATTAG
- a CDS encoding class II aldolase/adducin family protein, with protein sequence MKDDVSKLIEVCRNIYERQLVSGKSGNVSARLSKDYIAITPTLKSLGDLEQKDIVLIDMNGEALTRGKPSSEAGMHLEIYKKRPDVNAIVHTHSPHVTGFSFSSDEMKRLEGFGEIKNPYIALIDYEVPGSVELAKSASDNIGTEDVLILKNHGVVCLGKSLEESESLAVFIEESAKTQFISKMLNSAKDI encoded by the coding sequence ATGAAAGATGACGTTTCCAAATTAATTGAGGTATGCAGGAATATCTACGAGAGACAGCTGGTTTCAGGCAAATCAGGCAATGTAAGCGCAAGGCTTTCAAAAGACTACATTGCAATCACTCCAACCCTGAAATCACTTGGTGACTTAGAACAGAAAGACATCGTTCTTATAGACATGAACGGAGAAGCATTGACCAGGGGAAAGCCTTCCTCAGAAGCAGGAATGCATCTGGAAATCTATAAAAAAAGGCCGGACGTTAATGCGATTGTCCATACCCATTCACCTCACGTCACAGGATTTTCATTCTCATCCGATGAAATGAAAAGGCTTGAGGGATTTGGAGAAATAAAAAATCCTTACATAGCTTTAATCGACTATGAAGTGCCGGGATCAGTCGAACTTGCCAAAAGCGCATCCGACAACATTGGAACAGAAGACGTTCTGATATTGAAAAATCATGGTGTGGTATGTTTAGGAAAATCACTAGAAGAATCAGAATCCCTTGCTGTATTTATTGAAGAATCTGCTAAAACTCAGTTTATTTCTAAAATGTTGAATTCAGCGAAAGATATTTAG